One window of Manihot esculenta cultivar AM560-2 chromosome 17, M.esculenta_v8, whole genome shotgun sequence genomic DNA carries:
- the LOC110605444 gene encoding putative 1-phosphatidylinositol-3-phosphate 5-kinase FAB1C → MGIPDTSLTDLLDKVKSWISWGTNGLSPSSLPGEFQIGYSSLRMCCECDTSFTGLSSGHHCLSCGRWLCIKCARAYEAPAVIESSDVKSNGDFRDSIKSCKFCIGLHVKHEGGRKNSEKVHPSESPRESPEPPSPSFSGESIRSDNLSPYLESRDSVYSPLAVTTRSMTSFSAHPSLLSHRNSPSRSDEEEAEDSEKHFYSPSSEYCHDVSDIDASSISARLEFYSCKSVGSSPLGSPSRIDFNSHRVWRPVQQEQEGSSFSQFDGSFDQEAVAILSRPDKGIGDFKNTDDYSNLSFLPKQCDKSRKPLDFESNGCIWFPPPPEDENDEAESSFFTYDDDDDDIGESGALFSSTSSLSNMFPSKEKQNEGNKEPIRAVIQGHFRALVSQLLHGDGIEVSKADGGKDWLDIVTAIAWQAANFVKPDTSRGGSMDPGNYVKVKCIASGHPRDSALVKGVVCTKNIKHKRMTTQYKNPRLLLLGGSLEYQSVVNQLASFNTLVQQENDHLKMIMSKIEALRPNVLLVEKSVSPYAQEYLLAKEISLVLNVKRPLLERIARCMGAFISPSIDNISTTRLGHCELFRVERVSEEHESANQFNKKPSKTLMFFEGCPRRLGCTVLLRGACREELKKVKRVVQYAVFAAYHLSLETSFLADEGASLPKMTPKRSFAIPESTTTDSAISLIPSTDCHATASALARDEEPLYLKPEVVGLESSISLGTSNILPLFASTQDCRFVSAPSDAYHDNLESKMGLDSLDTSKFEDQKMLMMPPSDVKNVSRPELQDTIAQEERQLGEACKSTKLEGIDEDKVSSEYFSTADAHQSILVSFSSRCVVKGTVCERSRLLRIKFYGSFDKPLGRYLRDDLFDQTSYCRSCKELAEAHVLCYTHQQGNLTINVRSLSSVKLPGERDGKIWMWHRCLRCNHIDGVPPTTSRVVMSDAAWGLSFGKFLELSFSNHATANRVAPCGHSLQRDCLRFYGFGNMVAFFRYSPIDILNIHLPPSVLEFNVHIQQEWIRKEAAELLGNIEAFYAKISDALDSMEQKSKYFGNELSDMTELQNHIMELKDQLRKERNDYTGKLQVAAVEDSQFQGISDILELNHLRRALLIDSHVWDRQLYSLHSLLKTHFVVNVVHGGTSNSQLKELRGDISCDGSKLDYGHVENVPGYSKTPDSVGNESLSEQNKNSQSFQHLVNEDSMLALYHHHSEEEVHSDGEITLGNTSFDDIPSSPSNLSDRIDSAWTGTDQLLTKIQPPHVSQTDDLQFGSVRQIIVCDNPPFKRVLAPIRGHSFDSALRVRERVQKGLPPSSLYLSNLKSFHASGDYRRMVRDPISNSMMTYSPKLSLETQKLNLMPSAAPTVVSSGSNMAGGARLLLPQRSHNDIVIGVYDDDPASMISHALSSKEYEDWVADKSNENEGSWSMNEHCKENSATSTFSAWQSFGSVDMDYIHHGSYGSEDPSTSLGTLFMDSKRSPHLTITYADDSSTALGKVKFSVTCYFAKHFDSLRKKCCPNEVDFLRSLSRSHRWSAQGGKSNVYFAKSLDERFIIKQVKKTELDSFEEFASEYFKYLTDSLSSGSPTCLAKVLGVYQVSVKHLKGGRDMKMDLMVMENLFFRRNIARVYDLKGSARSRYNPDATGKNKVLLDTNLVETLRTEPIFLGSKAKRSLERAIWNDTSFLASVDVMDYSLLVGVDNERKELVVGIIDFMRQYTWDKHLETWVKASGILGGPKNASPTIISPKQYKKRFRKAMTSYFLTVPDQWSS, encoded by the exons ATGGGAATACCTGATACTTCACTAACAGATCTACTAGACAAGGTTAAGTCTTGGATTTCGTGGGGAACAAACGGTCTATCACCATCTTCTTTACCTGGTGAGTTTCAGATAGGCTATAGCAGTCTCAGAATGTGTTGCGAGTGTGATACAAGCTTCACTGGCCTTTCCAGTGGACACCACTGTCTAAGTTGCGGTAGGTGGCTGTGCATCAAATGTGCTCGGGCCTATGAAGCTCCAGCTGTTATTGAATCCAGTGATGTGAAAAGCAATGGTGATTTCAGGGATAGTATCAAGTCCTGCAAGTTCTGTATTGGGCTTCATGTGAAACATGAAGGTGGGAGGAAGAATAGTGAAAAAGTGCATCCCTCAGAGTCTCCCCGAGAGAGCCCTGAGCCTCCATCTCCTTCTTTTAGTGGTGAATCAATCCGGAGTGATAACCTTTCTCCCTATCTTGAATCAAGGGATAGTGTTTATTCTCCCCTTGCAGTAACCACCAGGAGTATGACCTCATTTAGTGCTCACCCATCTCTGTTGTCTCATCGAAACTCTCCTAGCAG GAGtgatgaagaagaagcagaagattCAGAGAAGCACTTTTACAGCCCATCAAGTGAATATTGTCATGATGTATCAGATATAGATGCAAGTAGTATTAGTGCTAGACTTGAGTTCTACAGTTGTAAGTCAGTAGGATCAAGTCCTTTAGGCAGCCCTTCTAGGATTGATTTTAATTCCCACCGAGTTTGGCGTCCTGTACAGCAGGAGCAAGAGGGAAGCTCGTTCTCTCAATTTGATGGTTCCTTTGATCAAGAAGCTGTGGCTATTTTAAGCAGGCCTGACAAAGGGATTGGGGATTTCAAAAATACTGATGATTACTCTAATCTGTCATTTCTGCCAAAACAATGTGACAAGTCTAGAAAACCATTGGATTTTGAAAGTAATGGTTGTATCTGGTTTCCTCCACCTCCTGAGGATGAAAATGATGAGGCAGAGAGTAGTTTCTTCACAtatgatgatgacgatgatgatATTGGGGAATCAGGTGCATTGTTCTCATCCACCAGTAGCCTCTCTAATATGTTTCCATCAAAGGAGAAACAGAATGAGGGTAACAAGGAGCCTATCAGAGCTGTGATACAAGGGCATTTTAGGGCTCTTGTGTCCCAGCTTCTACATGGGGATGGTATCGAAGTCAGCAAAGCAGATGGTGGTAAGGACTGGCTTGACATAGTCACAGCAATAGCATGGCAAGCTGCAAATTTTGTGAAACCGGATACTAGCAGAGGAGGCAGTATGGATCCTGGTAATTATGTAAAGGTTAAATGTATAGCATCAGGACATCCAAGGGATAG CGCCCTTGTGAAGGGAGTAGTTTGTACAAAAAATATAAAGCATAAGCGCATGACTACACAATACAAAAATCCCAGATTACTTCTTTTAGGAGGCTCACTTGAATATCAGAGTGTTGTGAATCAGTTGGCATCTTTTAATACATTGGTTCAACAG GAAAATGATCATCTGAAGATGATTATGTCAAAAATAGAGGCTCTTCGTCCAAATGTTCTGCTTGTAGAGAAGAGTGTATCTCCATATGCCCAAGAATATCTATTGGCAAAAGAAATTTCTTTGGTGCTCAATGTGAAAAGGCCACTACTGGAGCGGATAGCTCGATGCATGGGTGCTTTTATTAGTCCTTCAATTGACAATATTTCTACAACACGATTGGGGCACTGTGAACTGTTCCGAGTAGAGAGAGTATCTGAAGAACATGAGAGTGCCAATCAGTTCAACAAAAAGCCTTCTAAAACATTGATGTTTTTTGAAGGATGTCCAAGGCGTCTAGGATGCACG GTCCTGCTGAGAGGTGCATGCCGTGAAGAACTAAAGAAGGTTAAGCGTGTTGTGCAGTATGCAGTTTTTGCAGCTTATCATTTGTCCCTTGAGACTTCCTTTCTTGCTGATGAGGGTGCAAGTCTTCCTAAGATGACACCTAAACGATCATTTGCTATACCAGAGAGTACAACAACTGATAGTGCCATTTCACTTATCCCTTCAACTGATTGCCATGCCACTGCTAGTGCCTTAGCCAGGGATGAGGAGCCTCTGTATCTCAAACCAGAGGTTGTAGGTTTAGAATCATCAATATCCCTTGGTACTAGCAATATTCTTCCTTTATTTGCCAGTACTCAGGATTGTAGGTTTGTAAGTGCACCATCTGATGCATACCATGATAATTTAGAGTCCAAAATGGGATTGGACTCACTTGATACAAGTAAATTTGAGGATCAGAAGATGCTTATGATGCCTCCTTCAGATGTTAAAAATGTTTCACGACCAGAATTGCAAGATACCATTGCTCAAGAGGAAAGGCAGCTTGGGGAGGCTTGCAAATCAACAAAACTGGAGGGGATTGATGAAGATAAAGTCTCTAGTGAATACTTCTCAACCGCCGATGCACACCAGAGCATATTAGTATCTTTTTCAAGTCGTTGTGTGGTGAAAGGAACTGTATGTGAACGCTCTCGTCTCCTGCGCATAAAGTTCTATGGATCTTTTGACAAACCACTTGGAAGATATCTGCGTGATGACCTGTTTGATCAG ACATCCTACTGTAGGTCTTGTAAGGAGCTAGCTGAAGCACATGTCCTATGTTACACTCACCAGCAGGGAAATCTTACTATCAATGTTAGATCCCTTTCCTCAGTTAAACTACCTGGGGAAAGAGATGGTAAGATATGGATGTGGCATCGGTGTCTAAGATGTAATCATATAGATGGAGTCCCACCAACAACTTCTAGAGTGGTTATGTCAGATGCTGCATGGGGActttcttttggaaaatttttgGAGCTGAGCTTTTCAAACCATGCAACTGCTAATCGTGTGGCTCCCTGTGGCCATTCATTGCAGAGGGACTGCCTTCGTTTCTATGG GTTTGGGAACATGGTTGCATTCTTCCGCTATTCCCCCATTGATATACTCAATATTCATTTGCCCCCATCAGTGCTTGAATTCAATGTCCATATTCAGCAAGAGTGGATAAGAAAAGAGGCAGCTGAG CTTTTGGGCAACATAGAAGCCTTCTATGCTAAGATATCTGATGCACTTGACAGCATGGAACAGAAAAGTAAGTATTTTGGAAATGAGCTGTCAGATATGACTGAACTACAGAATCACATCATGGAGCTGAAAGATCAACTtagaaaggaaagaaatgatTACACT GGCAAGTTACAAGTGGCCGCTGTGGAGGACTCACAATTTCAGGGAATTTCAGACATTCTAGAACTTAATCACCTGAGACGTGCTCTTCTAATTGATTCACATGTTTGGGATCGTCAGCTTTATTCATTGCATTCTCTCTTGAAGACACATTTTGTTGTCAACGTGGTACATGGGGGAACATCAAATTCACAGCTGAAAGAGTTGAGAGGTGATATATCTTGTGATGGCTCCAAGCTTGACTATGGTCATGTAGAAAATGTCCCTGGCTATTCAAAAACACCAGATTCTGTTGGGAATGAATCTCTGTCAGAGCAGAATAAGAATAGCCAGTCCTTCCAACATTTGGTCAATGAAGATTCTATGTTGGCTTTATATCATCATCACAGTGAGGAGGAAGTACATTCAGATGGGGAAATTACTTTAGGCAACACATCCTTTGATGATATCCCCTCCAGCCCATCCAATCTGTCTGATAGAATTGATTCTGCATGGACAGGTACTGATCAACTTCTGACAAAAATTCAACCTCCTCATGTGTCCCAGACAGATGATTTGCAATTCGGGTCAGTTAGACAGATAATTGTGTGTGATAATCCTCCTTTTAAAAGGGTGCTGGCACCAATAAGAGGTCATTCTTTTGACTCTGCTTTGAGAGTCCGAGAAAGAGTCCAGAAAGGATTGCCTCCATCATCATTGTATTTGTCAAATCTCAAGTCTTTCCATGCATCTGGGGATTACAGGAGGATGGTGAGAGATCCTATTTCAAATTCAATGATGACTTATTCTCCAAAATTGTCATTGGAGAcacaaaaattgaatttaatgcCCAGTGCTGCACCCACAGTTGTCTCATCTGGATCTAATATGGCTGGAGGAGCTCGGTTGTTGCTTCCTCAAAGGAGCCACAATGATATTGTTATTGGTGTGTATGACGATGATCCTGCCAGCATGATATCACATGCCCTTAGTTCCAAGGAATATGAGGATTGGGTTGCTGACAAGTCTAATGAGAATGAAGGAAGCTGGAGTATGAATGAGCATTGCAAGGAAAATTCTGCAACTTCCACATTTTCAGCCTGGCAGTCTTTTGGTTCTGTGGACATGGATTATATCCATCATGGAAGTTATGGGTCAGAAGATCCTTCAACATCCCTTGGTACACTGTTCATGGATTCCAAAAGATCTCCACATTTAACAATAACTTATGCTGATGATTCTTCAACTGCTCTTGGCAAAGTAAAGTTCTCTGTCACTTGTTATTTTGCTAAGCATTTCGACTCTCTCCGGAAGAAATGCTGCCCCAATGAAGTTGATTTTCTGCGTTCATTAAGTCGCAGCCATAGATGGAGTGCACAAGGGGGAAAAAGCAATGTATATTTTGCCAAGTCATTGGATGAGAGATTTATTATAAAACAAGTCAAAAAGACTGAGCTGGACTCTTTTGAAGAATTTGCATCAGAATACTTCAAATACTTGACAGATTCTCTTAGTTCAGGAAGTCCAACTTGCCTTGCGAAAGTTCTTGGTGTTTATCAG GTTTCTGTAAAGCACTTGAAAGGTGGCAGGGACATGAAAATGGATCTAATGGTGATGGAAAATCTGTTTTTTAGGAGAAATATTGCAAGGGTCTATGATCTCAAGGGTTCAGCCCGATCACGCTATAATCCAGATGCAACTGGGAAGAACAAAGTACTTTTAGACACAAACCTGGTAGAAACACTACGAACGGAGCCCATATTTCTTGGAAGCAAGGCAAAGAGAAGCCTGGAGAGAGCTATATGGAACGATACATCTTTTTTGGCA TCTGTTGATGTTATGGACTACTCTTTGCTGGTTGGAGTGGACAATGAGAGAAAGGAGCTGGTTGTGGGTATCATTGATTTCATGAGGCAATATACATGGGATAAGCATTTAGAGACATGGGTTAAGGCATCTGGAATACTTGGTGGTCCAAAAAATGCTTCCCCAACTATTATTTCTCCAAAACAATACAAGAAGAGATTTCGAAAAGCAATGACTTCTTATTTTCTCACAGTTCCTGATCAGTGGTCTTCATAA